One segment of Anatilimnocola aggregata DNA contains the following:
- a CDS encoding WD40 repeat domain-containing serine/threonine protein kinase: MMNNNKTTTACPPTEELRQLLGTGLSSDQQQGMTSHLDNCECCQAKLEELATEGTNLSSVVQHVTDSEPMVTSAYWPALRAVDAAVKQAVLAKAPPAAPPKPRSREAKLDFLEPASDPSYLGRLAHFDVMRVLGRGGMGVVLEAFDSKLQRNVAIKVLDQEYAEDEIGKQRFCREARAAASVTHENVVAVHQVERSGEHGIAFLVMQLISGETLEQKLAREKKLPPKEIVRIGMEAARGLAAAHALGLIHRDIKPGNILLEPPHDRVKLTDFGLARIAEDVKLTRTGFVSGTPLYMAPEQALGGEPDPRSDLFSLGAIMYEMATGQTPFTGSSALAILKQITEVKHKPAREVNPEVPQWLSETIDELLAKKPSDRFQTASDLAEVLEYHWAHLKTSSDELPGVCQIELRQRQFRTRLTIATVGITLLVLGLFSGSFIRGLFSGASVPAVVAPVSTAEPIAVLSANAGSVWSVSFDPTSKTVAMSTEDGSVRLWDLPTKSVNATLEAHSGLVWNAQFAHDGQYLATAGDDSLLKIWKIGQSEPLQTFKNANAIRGLAISRDGKSLYAGGRDGSLNKYSPDAAEPLGTTQQQKAIFAVALTPDGHTLATAGSDKAIRLWDADTLKQKLPLEGHSGPVYGLSFNSDGHKLASAGWDKTVRIWDVGTGLLIKSWDGNSGDLWGIAYTPDGTKLATAGQDGSVKLWNAEDGKLLATYLGHKTTVHTVAFNGDGTLLASGGRDGSARVWPVKK, from the coding sequence ATGATGAATAACAATAAAACCACCACCGCCTGCCCACCCACCGAAGAGCTGCGGCAACTGCTCGGGACCGGCCTCTCTAGCGATCAGCAGCAGGGGATGACTTCGCACCTCGACAACTGCGAATGCTGCCAGGCCAAGCTCGAAGAGCTGGCGACCGAAGGGACCAACCTATCGAGCGTTGTGCAGCATGTTACCGATAGCGAACCGATGGTTACGTCGGCCTATTGGCCCGCGTTGCGCGCGGTCGATGCCGCGGTTAAACAGGCGGTGCTCGCCAAGGCTCCCCCCGCAGCGCCGCCGAAACCGCGCTCGCGCGAGGCCAAGCTCGATTTTTTAGAACCGGCCAGCGATCCCTCGTATCTCGGCCGGCTCGCGCACTTCGATGTGATGCGCGTCCTCGGTCGCGGGGGCATGGGCGTCGTGCTCGAAGCGTTCGATTCGAAATTGCAGCGCAACGTCGCCATCAAAGTCCTCGATCAGGAATATGCCGAAGATGAAATCGGCAAGCAGCGGTTTTGCCGCGAAGCGCGCGCTGCGGCGTCAGTCACGCACGAGAACGTGGTCGCTGTTCATCAGGTGGAACGTTCGGGCGAGCATGGCATCGCGTTTCTCGTCATGCAGTTGATTTCGGGCGAGACGCTCGAACAAAAACTGGCTCGTGAGAAGAAACTGCCACCGAAAGAGATCGTCCGCATCGGCATGGAAGCAGCGCGGGGCTTAGCGGCCGCGCATGCACTGGGACTCATTCACCGCGATATCAAGCCGGGCAATATTCTGCTCGAACCGCCGCACGATCGCGTCAAACTCACCGACTTCGGTCTCGCCCGCATTGCCGAAGATGTGAAGCTCACCCGCACCGGCTTCGTCAGCGGCACTCCGTTGTACATGGCTCCCGAGCAAGCGCTCGGCGGCGAACCTGACCCGCGCAGCGACTTGTTCAGCTTGGGCGCGATCATGTACGAAATGGCGACCGGCCAGACGCCATTCACCGGCAGTTCGGCCCTTGCTATTTTGAAACAAATCACCGAAGTAAAACACAAGCCGGCGCGGGAAGTGAATCCTGAAGTTCCGCAGTGGTTGTCCGAAACCATCGACGAACTGCTCGCGAAGAAGCCGAGCGACCGCTTTCAAACTGCCAGCGATCTGGCCGAAGTGCTGGAATATCACTGGGCTCACCTCAAGACATCGTCCGACGAATTACCTGGCGTTTGCCAGATTGAATTGCGTCAGCGGCAGTTTCGCACCCGGCTGACGATTGCGACGGTCGGCATCACGCTCCTGGTCCTAGGTTTGTTCTCCGGTTCGTTCATCCGCGGCCTGTTCAGCGGCGCATCCGTTCCGGCAGTGGTCGCCCCCGTTTCGACCGCGGAACCAATTGCCGTCCTCAGTGCCAATGCGGGCTCGGTCTGGTCGGTCTCGTTCGATCCGACGAGTAAGACCGTGGCGATGTCCACGGAAGACGGCAGTGTGCGGTTGTGGGACTTGCCGACCAAGAGTGTGAATGCCACGCTCGAAGCGCATAGCGGGCTCGTGTGGAACGCTCAGTTCGCGCACGACGGTCAATACCTGGCGACAGCCGGCGACGACAGCCTGCTGAAGATCTGGAAAATCGGGCAGTCCGAACCGCTGCAAACGTTTAAGAATGCCAACGCGATTCGCGGTCTCGCGATCTCGCGCGATGGCAAGTCCCTCTACGCTGGTGGCCGCGATGGGAGCTTGAACAAATACTCGCCGGATGCGGCCGAACCATTGGGCACGACCCAGCAACAAAAGGCGATCTTCGCGGTCGCGCTCACTCCCGATGGTCACACCCTCGCTACCGCGGGGAGCGATAAAGCCATTCGCCTGTGGGATGCCGACACGCTCAAGCAAAAGCTGCCGCTCGAAGGTCACTCCGGGCCCGTTTATGGCCTGTCGTTCAATAGCGACGGTCACAAGCTGGCCTCGGCAGGCTGGGATAAGACCGTGCGCATTTGGGATGTGGGCACTGGCCTGCTCATCAAGTCGTGGGACGGCAACAGCGGTGACCTGTGGGGAATCGCTTACACACCCGATGGCACCAAGCTGGCGACCGCCGGACAAGACGGCTCCGTGAAACTGTGGAACGCTGAAGATGGCAAATTGCTCGCCACTTATCTGGGTCACAAGACCACGGTTCATACGGTGGCCTTCAATGGCGATGGCACACTCCTCGCCTCCGGCGGTCGCGATGGCTCTGCCCGTGTGTGGCCGGTGAAAAAGTAG
- a CDS encoding winged helix-turn-helix transcriptional regulator: MAKSKSQPADNTHEPLAKLLKILSSPWTMLLLHRLHMEGPKRFGELKRRLGAISTKTLTERLRMLEAEGWVHRHYEPTVPPQVTYTLAERVLELDPLMVELDRIAERWYGRG; encoded by the coding sequence ATGGCCAAGAGCAAGAGCCAACCCGCCGATAACACGCACGAGCCCCTGGCTAAACTCCTCAAGATCCTCTCCAGCCCGTGGACGATGCTGCTGCTGCACCGATTGCACATGGAGGGCCCCAAGCGATTTGGCGAACTGAAACGCCGACTCGGCGCGATCTCGACCAAGACCCTGACCGAGCGACTGCGCATGTTGGAAGCCGAGGGTTGGGTCCATCGACACTACGAGCCGACCGTGCCGCCACAAGTCACCTACACTTTGGCCGAGCGCGTGCTGGAACTCGATCCGCTGATGGTCGAACTCGATCGCATCGCCGAGCGCTGGTACGGCCGCGGCTAA
- a CDS encoding nuclear transport factor 2 family protein: MTIQLPPLAAAYVQATNQQDAAAFLRLFDDNAVVNDAGREFRGREAIKEWSESDIFAANVTLEVTAAKEEPQETVVTTKVDGTFDKTGLPDPLFIDQHLQFRDGKIAALACRLVTA; this comes from the coding sequence ATGACCATTCAACTTCCCCCACTGGCCGCTGCTTATGTTCAGGCCACGAACCAGCAAGATGCGGCAGCGTTCCTTCGCCTATTCGACGACAACGCTGTGGTGAATGATGCCGGGAGAGAATTTCGGGGGCGCGAGGCGATCAAAGAATGGAGCGAAAGCGATATCTTCGCCGCGAATGTGACGCTGGAAGTCACTGCCGCTAAGGAGGAGCCACAAGAAACAGTAGTCACTACAAAAGTCGATGGCACGTTCGACAAAACCGGGCTCCCCGATCCGCTGTTTATCGACCAACACCTGCAATTTCGGGATGGAAAAATTGCCGCACTGGCCTGCCGATTAGTCACCGCGTAG
- a CDS encoding MmgE/PrpD family protein: MDSFLLLPRSTNQARGIGQYAIDFLASRWGEPTDEVLTRVEQFHTDSIACGVAALACGAPAPRILRDEALSYLTPQGVPLIGSTALVQPEKAVLANSAAVRELDSNGTNFGYNPRTGYTRGEFGHNDFYPVAIAAAQLAGLDGRQTLWAMLCLDEIRGRLAECYGLKDHKIDHVLHGGIASAAVYGAVLGATSEQIESAIGMVVAHYVPFRAIRHGHQLSDSKGASAAITAEVAVTSMRRAMRGFVGPADILRNPQAVFCLFEPTKKDESPFDLELGTAGSDFAIMGMHFKLGLYEHQSAGAIGGLIALLAQHPQLCTEWQRLERIRITIYEPAFSIIGDPHKRDPRTRQSADHSMVYIVATLLRKAIERATHVASPARPHDEITLWQDLMLLPADYDDAALVHPITRELMQRIEFVHGGSEYDQRYPDGIPTTIELVHAQQGSLGSGLVMYPQGHARCERTHLAALLANKFERLTENAVADGKGLYSRLSNLLEKTPEQIRMLYDFQLATVP, encoded by the coding sequence ATGGATTCTTTCCTTCTTCTGCCGCGCAGCACCAATCAGGCGCGGGGCATCGGTCAGTACGCCATCGACTTTTTGGCCAGCCGGTGGGGCGAACCGACCGACGAAGTGCTGACTCGCGTCGAGCAGTTCCACACCGATAGCATCGCCTGCGGAGTGGCTGCCTTGGCCTGTGGCGCACCGGCACCGCGAATCCTGCGCGATGAAGCTCTCAGCTATCTAACGCCCCAAGGTGTCCCCTTGATCGGCTCCACAGCGCTCGTCCAGCCTGAGAAGGCAGTCCTCGCCAACAGTGCCGCCGTGCGCGAACTCGACTCCAACGGCACGAACTTCGGCTACAACCCGCGCACCGGTTACACGCGCGGCGAGTTCGGCCACAACGACTTCTATCCCGTGGCGATTGCTGCCGCCCAATTGGCAGGACTTGACGGTCGGCAAACATTGTGGGCCATGCTCTGCCTGGACGAAATCCGCGGCCGGTTGGCCGAATGCTATGGACTCAAGGATCACAAGATCGACCACGTGTTGCACGGCGGCATCGCCTCGGCAGCCGTTTATGGTGCGGTCCTCGGCGCGACGTCCGAGCAGATTGAATCGGCCATCGGCATGGTCGTGGCGCACTATGTTCCCTTCCGCGCGATTCGCCACGGCCATCAACTGTCCGATAGCAAAGGCGCATCCGCCGCAATCACGGCCGAAGTGGCTGTCACCTCGATGCGACGTGCCATGCGCGGCTTCGTCGGACCAGCCGATATCCTTCGCAACCCGCAAGCTGTTTTCTGCCTGTTCGAGCCGACCAAGAAGGACGAAAGTCCCTTCGACTTGGAACTGGGAACCGCCGGTAGTGACTTCGCGATCATGGGCATGCACTTCAAGCTCGGCTTGTACGAGCATCAATCGGCTGGGGCGATCGGGGGACTGATCGCACTCCTCGCGCAACATCCGCAGCTTTGTACGGAGTGGCAGCGACTCGAGCGAATTCGAATCACCATTTACGAACCGGCCTTCAGCATTATTGGCGATCCGCACAAGCGCGATCCGCGCACGCGGCAAAGCGCCGACCACTCGATGGTCTACATCGTCGCGACGCTGCTGCGCAAGGCGATTGAACGAGCAACTCACGTCGCCTCGCCCGCGCGGCCGCACGATGAAATCACCCTCTGGCAAGACCTGATGCTCCTGCCCGCAGATTATGACGACGCGGCGCTCGTTCATCCGATTACCCGCGAACTGATGCAGCGGATCGAGTTCGTGCATGGCGGCAGCGAATACGACCAGCGCTATCCCGACGGCATTCCCACCACGATTGAACTTGTTCACGCGCAGCAAGGTTCACTCGGCAGCGGATTGGTGATGTATCCACAGGGGCACGCTCGTTGCGAGCGGACGCACCTGGCCGCGCTCCTAGCCAACAAGTTCGAACGCCTCACTGAGAATGCCGTTGCCGATGGGAAGGGGCTCTACTCGCGCTTGAGTAATCTCCTCGAGAAGACCCCCGAGCAGATTCGGATGCTCTACGATTTCCAGTTGGCAACAGTGCCGTAA
- a CDS encoding DUF4198 domain-containing protein encodes MRNLLIPLVLCVTFAGCGAQGPATIPVSGVVTFDGKPLSGAMITFVPQGDTSGRGGLAQTDDEGKFVARTQDGKTIEGIAGLVPGQYKVLVNKLVKPDGTLFVPTEEQAPIDANAREVIPLPYSDFERTTLTAEVNEAVQPLTFELRSRRS; translated from the coding sequence ATGAGAAACCTACTCATTCCTTTGGTGCTGTGTGTGACGTTCGCGGGCTGCGGTGCGCAGGGGCCCGCGACCATTCCCGTTTCGGGAGTTGTCACGTTCGATGGTAAACCGCTCTCAGGTGCCATGATCACTTTCGTGCCGCAAGGCGATACCAGCGGCCGAGGTGGCCTGGCGCAGACCGACGACGAGGGGAAGTTCGTTGCCCGCACGCAAGACGGCAAGACCATTGAAGGCATCGCGGGCCTCGTGCCGGGCCAATACAAAGTGCTCGTCAACAAGCTGGTCAAACCCGACGGTACTCTGTTTGTGCCGACGGAGGAGCAAGCGCCCATCGATGCGAACGCCCGAGAAGTGATCCCGCTTCCTTACAGCGATTTCGAACGGACAACGTTGACGGCGGAGGTGAACGAAGCGGTTCAGCCTCTCACGTTCGAACTTCGATCGAGACGTTCGTAG
- the fae gene encoding formaldehyde-activating enzyme, whose translation MSMFIGEGLSGDGNEIAHIDLLIGSKDGPVGNAFANALATQSAGHNNLLAVLTPNLAVKPATVMITKVTIKGMKQAVQMFGPAQAAVAKAVADSVGSGVIPKGKAEDLVIVCGVFIHPAANDDKKIYQYNYDATMLAIANAMGSKPSVDEMLAGKEQAAHPFRGF comes from the coding sequence ATGTCGATGTTCATTGGCGAAGGTCTGTCGGGAGATGGTAACGAGATCGCTCACATTGATTTGCTCATCGGCAGCAAGGATGGCCCGGTTGGCAACGCCTTCGCCAATGCCTTGGCTACCCAAAGCGCCGGCCACAACAACCTGCTCGCCGTGCTCACACCCAACCTGGCCGTTAAGCCGGCCACTGTGATGATCACCAAGGTGACCATCAAGGGCATGAAGCAAGCCGTGCAGATGTTCGGCCCCGCGCAAGCCGCTGTTGCCAAGGCCGTGGCCGACTCGGTGGGTAGTGGCGTCATTCCCAAGGGTAAAGCTGAAGACCTCGTGATCGTGTGCGGCGTGTTCATTCACCCCGCTGCCAACGACGACAAGAAGATCTATCAGTACAACTACGACGCCACCATGCTCGCCATTGCCAACGCGATGGGCAGCAAGCCCAGCGTCGACGAAATGCTCGCCGGCAAGGAACAGGCCGCTCACCCCTTCCGCGGCTTCTAA
- a CDS encoding DUF1559 domain-containing protein, with translation MPGIRSAAAFRAYRRGFTLVELLVVIAIIGVLVALLLPAVQAARESARRASCTNNIKQTLIGLHNYHDAHQRFPSGGIAYGWCRYPGAPNNWGPKSVHNLNGLVLLLPFLEQIAHYNKYDMKASAANITVGNDGCCSPTATVGTLAGDAVASGNAKIVSQRLKIFNCPSDSGDPWLPPSSYYGISTDPLYKGAKTNYDFSAINNYDCDQWNRSANTSTRRLFGENSNSRIADITDGTSSTAAIVESTFDVYNGRCSAWGFRGWVMTGNDIGSTRGINNWTYVGATPPIIPKTGRLGSWGSPGSLHPGGCMIGLADGAVIFIAETTDQTVRDRIAMIADGNPVSLP, from the coding sequence ATGCCGGGAATTCGTTCTGCTGCTGCGTTTCGAGCTTACCGCCGCGGCTTCACGCTCGTCGAACTGCTGGTTGTGATCGCCATTATCGGCGTCCTCGTGGCGTTGCTCTTGCCGGCAGTTCAAGCCGCGCGCGAATCGGCTCGCCGGGCCAGTTGCACCAACAACATCAAGCAGACGCTGATCGGCCTGCACAACTATCACGATGCGCACCAGCGGTTTCCCTCGGGGGGCATCGCGTATGGTTGGTGCCGCTACCCGGGAGCACCCAACAACTGGGGCCCTAAGAGTGTGCACAATCTCAACGGCCTGGTTCTGCTGTTGCCCTTTCTCGAACAGATTGCTCATTACAACAAGTACGACATGAAGGCCAGCGCGGCGAACATCACCGTAGGGAACGATGGCTGTTGCTCACCGACAGCCACCGTCGGCACGCTCGCCGGCGATGCGGTCGCCAGCGGCAATGCGAAAATCGTTTCGCAGCGGCTGAAGATTTTCAACTGCCCCAGCGATAGCGGCGATCCTTGGCTGCCGCCCAGCAGCTATTACGGCATTTCGACCGACCCGCTCTACAAAGGAGCCAAGACCAACTACGACTTTAGCGCGATTAATAACTACGACTGCGATCAATGGAATCGAAGTGCGAATACATCGACGCGGCGCTTGTTCGGCGAGAATAGCAATTCGCGCATTGCCGACATCACCGACGGAACCAGTTCGACCGCAGCCATCGTGGAATCCACTTTTGATGTCTACAACGGTCGCTGCAGCGCCTGGGGCTTTCGCGGCTGGGTCATGACGGGCAACGACATCGGCAGCACCCGTGGCATCAACAATTGGACTTATGTCGGCGCTACGCCACCGATCATTCCCAAGACCGGGCGCTTGGGCAGTTGGGGTTCGCCGGGAAGTTTGCATCCCGGCGGTTGCATGATTGGACTGGCCGACGGGGCAGTGATCTTCATCGCTGAAACAACCGACCAAACGGTTCGTGATCGCATCGCGATGATTGCCGATGGAAATCCGGTGAGCCTGCCATGA
- a CDS encoding efflux RND transporter periplasmic adaptor subunit, with protein sequence MSPQTLPAASPTRSQLIRLSREESAPRWSWTRLTWPAAAVAAGGAVLGFLQPWDSVHSEPAHSVHERTNAARAVNVELPSPAETSNITLPATIRPWQTTTLHSRVTGYLTAWHVDLGAKVKAGDVLAELETPELDQEVAEGVAQAAEATAAAVQAQAERAEAEAELSVALAQLARVQSEVELARTQLARREKLVYRHAIAQEEFDTFEKQFEARTADVAAAEADVARRRTSLQTRAAVIAARQATAQSRQANVERLKELQGFKRIVAPFSGVVTRRSAEVGMLVTAGTEPLYVVEDMSRVRVQVSVPQSNATRIRVGVPATVSLPESTGKATPASVTRISSSIDSTNRTMLAEIELENSSVGLQPGSYVQVTLSAPQQNTGWTIPANTLQMRIDGPHVAVVGSNGQLELRSVKLGRDLGGRVQVLDGIQGDEQLVVNPTDDLVSGSQVEVKSKPEVAQR encoded by the coding sequence ATGTCCCCCCAAACTTTGCCAGCCGCCAGCCCGACTCGTTCGCAACTTATTCGGCTCAGCCGCGAAGAATCGGCCCCGCGGTGGTCGTGGACGCGTCTCACCTGGCCTGCTGCGGCGGTGGCTGCCGGGGGAGCAGTGCTTGGCTTCTTGCAGCCCTGGGACTCGGTTCATTCCGAGCCGGCTCATTCGGTTCACGAACGAACCAATGCGGCCCGTGCGGTGAATGTCGAGCTGCCCTCGCCAGCCGAGACGTCGAACATCACGCTGCCGGCTACCATTCGCCCGTGGCAAACCACGACGTTGCACTCGCGGGTTACTGGTTATCTGACCGCCTGGCACGTCGATCTGGGTGCGAAGGTGAAGGCCGGCGATGTGCTGGCCGAACTCGAAACGCCGGAACTCGATCAGGAAGTTGCCGAAGGAGTGGCCCAAGCTGCGGAGGCCACGGCTGCCGCCGTTCAAGCCCAGGCAGAGCGAGCCGAAGCCGAAGCGGAATTGAGCGTGGCGCTGGCTCAACTGGCCCGCGTGCAATCCGAAGTGGAACTGGCTCGCACCCAACTGGCCCGCCGCGAGAAGCTGGTCTATCGCCACGCGATCGCCCAGGAAGAATTCGATACGTTTGAGAAGCAGTTCGAAGCTCGCACGGCGGATGTGGCCGCGGCTGAAGCGGATGTCGCTCGCCGGCGCACCAGTTTGCAAACTCGCGCGGCCGTAATTGCTGCTCGTCAGGCAACGGCTCAAAGCCGGCAGGCCAATGTCGAGCGGCTGAAGGAACTGCAAGGCTTCAAACGAATCGTCGCGCCATTCTCGGGTGTCGTGACGCGCCGCTCGGCCGAGGTGGGCATGCTCGTGACTGCTGGAACCGAGCCACTTTATGTGGTTGAAGATATGAGCCGCGTGCGTGTGCAAGTCAGTGTGCCGCAATCGAATGCCACGCGAATTCGCGTCGGTGTGCCAGCCACGGTCAGCTTGCCGGAGTCGACAGGCAAAGCCACGCCAGCGTCGGTCACGCGCATTTCGTCATCCATCGATTCGACGAACCGCACCATGTTGGCCGAGATTGAACTCGAAAACAGCAGCGTGGGTTTGCAGCCCGGCAGCTATGTCCAAGTGACCCTCAGCGCACCACAGCAAAACACGGGCTGGACTATTCCAGCCAATACGTTGCAGATGCGAATCGACGGCCCTCATGTCGCCGTTGTCGGTAGCAACGGACAGCTCGAACTTCGCAGCGTGAAACTGGGGCGCGATCTTGGTGGTCGCGTCCAAGTGCTTGACGGCATCCAAGGAGACGAGCAGTTGGTGGTGAATCCCACCGACGACCTCGTCAGTGGCTCGCAGGTGGAAGTAAAGAGTAAGCCAGAAGTTGCCCAACGTTGA
- a CDS encoding NAD(P)-dependent methylenetetrahydromethanopterin dehydrogenase, translating into MSKPKILIQFDSDAHASVFDAVVAVDSGIDHLLQYGSIEPAQVRDLVHGAMFTRGPQDLHQTAIFIGGSNVSQGEELLRHVKKCFFGPMRVSVLLDANGANTTAAAAVIAASRHLKLSETTATVLAATGPVGQRVARLLAGLGATVKLGSRSLERAEEAVKTLQERLPTAKLAALQTANATEIAEALEGSQLVIAAGAAGIELLPAEVRATAGALQVAIDLNAVPPVGIAGIEAGDKAKERGGQICYGALGVGGTKMKIHRAALQKLFTANNFALDAEEVLQIGQELETA; encoded by the coding sequence ATGTCCAAGCCCAAGATTCTCATTCAGTTCGATAGCGACGCGCACGCGAGCGTATTCGACGCGGTCGTAGCCGTCGATTCTGGCATCGATCACTTGCTGCAATATGGTTCGATCGAGCCGGCGCAAGTACGCGATTTGGTCCACGGAGCAATGTTCACGCGCGGGCCGCAAGACCTGCACCAAACGGCCATCTTCATTGGCGGCAGCAATGTGTCGCAAGGTGAAGAACTGCTGCGGCACGTGAAGAAGTGCTTTTTCGGACCGATGCGAGTCTCGGTGTTGCTGGATGCCAACGGCGCGAACACCACCGCTGCTGCCGCCGTGATCGCAGCCAGTCGGCATTTGAAATTGAGTGAAACAACGGCGACGGTCCTGGCCGCCACTGGGCCTGTGGGGCAACGCGTGGCGCGCCTGTTGGCGGGACTAGGAGCCACGGTTAAGCTCGGCTCTCGCTCGCTCGAACGAGCTGAAGAGGCTGTCAAGACTTTGCAGGAGCGCTTACCAACAGCCAAGTTAGCGGCACTGCAAACCGCCAATGCGACCGAAATAGCCGAGGCGCTGGAAGGTTCGCAGTTGGTCATTGCCGCCGGCGCGGCAGGAATCGAACTCCTTCCCGCGGAGGTTCGCGCCACCGCTGGTGCTTTGCAGGTCGCCATCGATCTGAACGCCGTTCCTCCGGTGGGCATCGCGGGTATCGAAGCGGGCGATAAAGCTAAGGAACGAGGCGGGCAGATTTGTTACGGCGCACTGGGCGTTGGCGGCACCAAAATGAAGATCCACCGCGCTGCGCTGCAAAAGCTGTTCACTGCCAACAATTTCGCTCTCGATGCCGAAGAAGTGCTGCAAATCGGGCAGGAGCTCGAAACGGCCTAG
- a CDS encoding RNA polymerase sigma factor — protein sequence MPVDDSPVTRASLLVQLRDGDNQVAWQEFARLYGPVIYGFARKRGLQDADAADLMQDVMRSVSSAIGRLDYDRKQGTFRGWLFTITRNKIFNFLSARRIRPQGSGDTTTNKMLDSTPAETDGQDAWELEYQRRIAALAMDKIKSEFQESSWQAFWLTAVEGKSAGEVSKQIGLSTGAIYVAKSRVLARLKEEVETLRRQDDE from the coding sequence ATGCCCGTGGACGATTCCCCAGTAACCCGAGCCAGCCTGCTAGTGCAACTTCGCGACGGCGACAATCAAGTCGCGTGGCAGGAGTTCGCCCGGTTGTATGGCCCCGTGATCTACGGCTTTGCCCGCAAACGCGGGTTGCAAGACGCCGACGCAGCCGACCTGATGCAGGACGTCATGCGGTCCGTTTCGTCGGCCATCGGCCGGCTCGACTACGACCGCAAACAGGGGACGTTTCGCGGCTGGCTGTTCACCATCACGCGCAACAAGATCTTCAACTTTCTGTCCGCGCGCCGCATTCGCCCGCAAGGTTCGGGCGATACCACGACGAACAAAATGTTGGACTCCACACCGGCCGAAACCGACGGGCAGGATGCGTGGGAACTCGAGTATCAGCGCCGCATCGCCGCGCTGGCAATGGACAAAATCAAGAGCGAATTTCAAGAGAGCAGCTGGCAGGCATTTTGGCTGACCGCCGTCGAAGGGAAGTCAGCTGGCGAAGTGTCCAAGCAGATTGGCTTGTCGACCGGAGCCATTTACGTCGCCAAGAGTCGCGTCCTCGCCCGACTGAAAGAAGAAGTCGAAACGCTGCGGAGGCAAGATGATGAATAA
- a CDS encoding DUF1559 domain-containing protein translates to MLEKSRSLGSRRRPGRFRHSGPDLYGLFPLRPDRRRGGFTLVELLVVIAIIGVLVALLLPAVQAAREAARRSSCTNNLKQTVLALHNYHDTFERFAPGGISYGWCRNPVSPTVHNLNGLLLLLPFVEQTALHNKFDMSASAANITYGNTTPSTNAMLAGDAIASGNAAVVSQRVKIFNCPSDSGDPWLAVGAYYGIASTGTTLKGAKTNYDFSSGQSYDCNYWLNNASNSARRLFGENSNSRIADVIDGTSNTAAIVETTLNVYNGRCPAWGYRGWVMTGVDIGAPRGINNWNYSTIPPKIGRNGSWGEPGSLHPGGVMVGLADGAVIFVAENTSSTVRVALAAMGDGEVVSLP, encoded by the coding sequence ATGTTGGAGAAGTCTCGGTCTCTTGGATCGCGTCGCCGGCCTGGGCGATTTCGACATTCTGGACCCGATCTCTACGGGTTGTTCCCCCTGCGACCTGATCGCAGGCGAGGCGGGTTTACCCTCGTCGAACTGCTGGTCGTAATCGCGATCATCGGCGTGCTAGTTGCCTTGCTGCTGCCCGCAGTTCAAGCTGCCCGAGAAGCGGCTCGCCGGTCGTCGTGCACGAACAACCTCAAGCAAACCGTGCTGGCCTTGCACAATTATCACGATACCTTCGAGCGTTTCGCGCCCGGCGGAATCTCGTACGGTTGGTGTCGCAATCCGGTCTCGCCCACCGTCCACAACCTCAATGGCCTGTTGTTGCTGCTGCCGTTCGTCGAGCAGACAGCGCTGCACAACAAGTTCGATATGAGTGCCAGCGCTGCCAACATTACCTATGGCAATACGACTCCGTCGACGAATGCCATGCTGGCCGGCGATGCCATCGCCAGCGGAAACGCCGCAGTTGTCTCGCAGCGAGTGAAAATCTTCAATTGTCCCAGCGACAGCGGCGATCCCTGGCTGGCCGTGGGTGCCTATTACGGTATCGCCTCGACCGGCACGACGCTGAAAGGGGCTAAGACTAACTATGACTTTTCCTCCGGCCAAAGCTACGACTGCAATTACTGGCTCAACAATGCGAGCAACAGTGCGCGGAGATTATTCGGCGAAAATAGCAACTCGCGCATTGCCGATGTCATTGATGGCACGAGCAATACCGCCGCCATCGTCGAAACGACCCTCAACGTTTACAACGGTCGGTGCCCAGCGTGGGGCTATCGCGGCTGGGTCATGACCGGTGTCGACATCGGTGCCCCGCGCGGCATCAACAACTGGAACTACTCTACGATTCCACCGAAAATCGGTCGCAATGGCAGTTGGGGCGAACCGGGGAGCCTGCATCCCGGTGGTGTGATGGTTGGCCTGGCCGACGGTGCCGTCATTTTCGTTGCTGAAAACACCAGTTCGACCGTGCGCGTCGCACTGGCCGCCATGGGCGATGGAGAGGTGGTGTCGCTGCCATGA